The following coding sequences lie in one Gemmatimonadaceae bacterium genomic window:
- a CDS encoding alcohol dehydrogenase catalytic domain-containing protein encodes MQAIRLTRPTHHAKDALQLEFVDAPRPPFGENDVLIRVSTCAVCRTDLDVAEGRVSASHYPVVPGHQAVGEIEAVGSLVRERKQGDRVGIAWIRWACGECRWCVSGQENLCPRFQSNGCDGDGGYAEYVSAPAAFTIPIPESLDDAHAAPLLCAGAIGWRSLRLADIQDGDPLGLTGFGASAHLVLPMARHRHPSSPIYVFARSEKERAFARELGADWAGDATEEPPRPLGAIIDTTPAWKPVVEALSKLMPGGRLVINAIRKNDADRSELMRLKYETDLWMEREIKSVANVTRQDVRDVLDVAARLSLSPTVETAPLAQAGAALERMRTGQAVQGATVLVVRKTSARA; translated from the coding sequence ATGCAAGCGATTCGCCTCACCCGCCCGACACACCACGCGAAGGACGCGCTGCAACTCGAATTCGTCGACGCCCCGCGGCCGCCGTTCGGCGAGAACGACGTACTGATCCGCGTATCGACGTGCGCGGTTTGTCGAACGGATTTGGACGTCGCGGAAGGGCGGGTCTCCGCGTCGCACTACCCGGTCGTTCCGGGCCATCAGGCCGTCGGCGAAATCGAGGCGGTCGGTTCTCTCGTGCGCGAGCGAAAGCAGGGAGACCGAGTCGGCATCGCGTGGATCCGCTGGGCGTGCGGTGAGTGCCGCTGGTGCGTGTCGGGCCAGGAGAATCTCTGTCCTCGATTCCAGTCGAACGGCTGCGACGGCGACGGCGGATACGCCGAATACGTTTCAGCTCCGGCGGCGTTCACGATTCCGATTCCCGAGTCGCTGGACGACGCGCACGCGGCGCCGCTGCTGTGCGCCGGCGCAATCGGGTGGCGGTCGCTTCGGCTCGCCGATATCCAGGATGGCGATCCGCTCGGACTGACCGGATTCGGCGCGTCGGCGCACCTCGTGCTCCCAATGGCGCGCCACCGGCATCCGAGTTCGCCGATCTACGTTTTCGCTCGCAGCGAGAAGGAGCGTGCGTTCGCTCGAGAGCTCGGTGCGGATTGGGCCGGCGACGCAACGGAGGAGCCACCGCGTCCGCTCGGCGCGATCATCGATACGACGCCGGCGTGGAAACCGGTCGTCGAGGCGCTTTCGAAATTGATGCCGGGGGGTCGTCTGGTGATCAACGCCATTCGAAAGAACGACGCCGACCGGTCCGAGCTGATGCGTCTGAAATACGAGACCGATCTGTGGATGGAACGCGAGATCAAGAGTGTCGCAAACGTGACGCGTCAAGACGTTCGCGATGTGCTGGACGTGGCCGCTCGACTCTCGTTGAGCCCGACGGTCGAGACGGCGCCGCTCGCCCAAGCGGGCGCCGCGTTGGAGAGAATGCGAACGGGGCAGGCGGTGCAGGGCGCCACCGTGCTCGTTGTGCGGAAGACCTCCGCGCGGGCGTGA
- a CDS encoding universal stress protein: MFRKLLVPLDRSSLAEEAIGHAASIARQSRATIDLVLVHEPLAFGGFADLPWEADSTGEQKYLESIAGELESGASVRVTCAVVRGAPGDMIGQRARDTGADLIVMTSHGRTGFSRTWLGSVADAVMRKSAIPVLILRPEYATTTRRTAVQSVQRILVPLDGSPLAIGVLPAAMNLARATHASIVLLRVVPVVPVMTAYEPTVPVTSMPIVPDAAATQQLADEATTELESVSRRLHEETGVAVESQVVIAEQIAQSIVDQIGAKDVDVVAMSTHGRGASRWLFGSVADKVLRSSRVPVLLYRPVDARGGAAVVAEPEISSQSPTVRLD; this comes from the coding sequence ATGTTTCGCAAACTGCTCGTTCCACTCGACCGTTCCTCGCTGGCCGAGGAAGCGATCGGCCACGCCGCGTCGATCGCCCGTCAATCTCGGGCGACGATCGATCTCGTCCTCGTTCACGAGCCGTTGGCTTTCGGCGGCTTCGCCGATTTGCCTTGGGAAGCTGATTCGACTGGAGAGCAGAAGTATCTCGAGTCGATCGCCGGGGAGCTCGAATCGGGCGCGAGCGTCAGAGTGACGTGCGCGGTCGTGCGTGGCGCGCCGGGTGACATGATCGGCCAGCGCGCGCGCGACACCGGCGCCGACCTCATCGTCATGACCTCACACGGGCGCACTGGTTTCAGCCGCACCTGGCTGGGCAGCGTCGCCGACGCGGTGATGCGAAAGTCGGCGATCCCAGTGCTCATACTGCGGCCGGAGTATGCGACGACGACGCGGCGCACGGCCGTGCAGAGCGTCCAGCGCATCCTCGTGCCGCTGGACGGTTCGCCGTTGGCCATCGGCGTCCTCCCGGCGGCGATGAATCTCGCGCGCGCGACGCACGCATCGATCGTATTGCTGCGCGTGGTGCCGGTCGTCCCGGTGATGACGGCATACGAGCCGACTGTGCCGGTGACGAGCATGCCCATCGTCCCGGACGCGGCGGCCACCCAGCAGTTGGCGGACGAGGCGACCACCGAGCTCGAATCGGTTTCGCGGCGACTGCACGAAGAGACCGGCGTCGCGGTCGAATCGCAGGTCGTCATCGCCGAACAGATCGCGCAGTCGATCGTGGACCAGATCGGCGCAAAAGACGTCGACGTCGTCGCGATGTCGACGCACGGCCGAGGGGCGTCGCGCTGGCTGTTCGGGAGCGTCGCCGACAAAGTGCTTCGATCGAGCCGTGTGCCCGTACTGCTGTATCGTCCGGTCGACGCGCGCGGCGGCGCCGCGGTGGTGGCCGAGCCCGAGATATCGTCGCAGTCACCGACAGTCAGACTCGACTGA